Proteins co-encoded in one Malus domestica chromosome 09, GDT2T_hap1 genomic window:
- the LOC103443756 gene encoding LOW QUALITY PROTEIN: probable disease resistance protein At5g63020 (The sequence of the model RefSeq protein was modified relative to this genomic sequence to represent the inferred CDS: deleted 1 base in 1 codon), with protein sequence MGNIFSISISCDDILSRCWDSTVGQIAYPCMFKSHLHDLQTALEELTDLKNDLKRRVDNAEQQQHLKRLDQVQRWITRVEAMEAQANNLVNGKDIRSQKVEKLRDSGGGLLCNCKTHYKLGKKLAKMLMEVSALQSRGAFEVVAERVPAAMVYERSVEPTVGMESTFGKVWDCIEDEQVGIIGLYGMGGVGKTTLLTKINNNFLHTPNDFDLVIWIEVSKDLKLENIQDSIGEKIGSCDGSWKDKDHLRKAEDIFAALKSKRFVLLLDDIWERVDVAKIGVPIPDRENKSKLVFTTRSEEVCSRMGAHKKIKVECLAWDRAWTLFQEKVGEETLYIHPDIPTLAEMVAKECDGLPLALITVGRAMASKKTPQEWNHAIQVLKRSASEFSGMGDEVFPLLKFSYDNLPSEKARSCFLYCALFPEDFLIHKRRLIYCWVGEGILDEYDDMTGAQNQGYDIIGTLVNACLLEGKEDYVKMHDVLRDMALWLACECGKAKDNFIVRTGAHLIKAPDLEKWKGVKRMSLMANQIENLVERSTCPSLSTLFLTDNRLKIISEGFFQHMPSLRVLDLSENKGITHLPSGISKLKSLQYLNLSQTGIRGLPVELKALDKLKYLSLEFTSKMDIVPKNVISSFLMLRVLRMYDCGSSDYILFGGEEALVEELVCLKHLDVMTMTMRCVSAFERLCTSLNLLACTQVLCLESFTSGISLDISALANMKHLDIRNICNCESLEDLKTDLLWNGGAVQVPNDPCNLIITIKSFFHSLQRVSVYECPKLKDLTWLIFAPNLVTIDIHDCPEMEQIINSRQLSKIEEVVDGFNSFAKLNNLILLNLSKLKNIYANALPSPYLMTIVVFNCPQLKQLPLDSSVNRRNIVIEGEEEWWNGLEWEDGTTRNDFISCFRNLNI encoded by the exons ATGGGCAACATCTTTTCAATCTCCATATCATGTGATGACATACTTTCTCGCTGCTGGGATTCCACAGTTGGACAAATAGCATACCCTTGTATGTTCAAGTCCCACCTTCATGATCTGCAGACTGCTTTAGAAGAATTAACGGATCTAAAGAACGATTTGAAGAGAAGGGTTGACAATGCCGAGCAGCAGCAACATTTGAAACGCTTAGACCAGGTACAGAGATGGATAACAAGGGTGGAAGCCATGGAAGCTCAAGCCAATAACTTGGTGAACGGGAAAGATATCAGAAGTCAAAAAGTTGAGAAATTACGTGATTCAGGAGGTGGGTTGTTATGTAATTGCAAAACCCACTACAAGTTGGGGAAAAAATTGGCTAAGATGTTGATGGAAGTGAGTGCTTTACAGAGCAGGGGAGCTTTTGAAGTTGTGGCTGAACGGGTACCTGCAGCTATGGTGTATGAAAGAAGTGTTGAACCAACTGTGGGCATGGAGTCAACATTTGGCAAGGTCTGGGATTGCATTGAAGATGAGCAAGTGGGAATTATTGGCTTGTATGGGATGGGAGGTGTAGGTAAGACCACCCTTTTGACCAAGATCAACAACAACTTCCTTCATACCCCCAATGATTTTGATCTTGTGATTTGGATAGAGGTCTCTAAGGATCTAAAGCTTGAAAATATTCAAGACAGCATTGGGGAAAAGATAGGGAGTTGCGATGGCTCGTGGAAGGATAAAGATCACCTTAGAAAAGCTGAAGACATCTTTGCGGCTTTAAAATCGAAGAGATTTGTATTATTGTTGGATGATATATGGGAGAGGGTTGATGTAGCCAAAATCGGGGTTCCGATTCCTGACAGAGAGAATAAGTCTAAGCTTGTATTCACAACTCGCTCTGAGGAGGTTTGTAGCCGTATGGGTGCTCACAAAAAGATCAAGGTGGAGTGTTTGGCATGGGACAGAGCATGGACTTTGTTTCAAGAGAAGGTGGGTGAAGAAACACTTTATATTCATCCAGATATCCCTACACTAGCAGAGATGGTTGCCAAAGAATGTGACGGTTTGCCACTGGCTCTAATTACAGTTGGACGGGCCATGGCTAGCAAGAAGACACCCCAAGAATGGaatcatgcaattcaagttttAAAACGATCTGCCTCGGAATTTTCAGGTATGGGAGATGAGGTATTCCCTCTTTTGAAATTCAGTTATGATAATCTACCTAGCGAGAAAGCTAGATCTTGTTTCTTGTATTGTGCATTATTTCCGGAAGATTTTCTCATTCACAAAAGAAGATTAATATATTGTTGGGTTGGGGAGGGAATACTGGATGAGTATGATGACATGACTGGAGCTCAAAACCAAGGTTATGATATTATAGGTACTCTTGTTAATGCATGTTTATTGGAAGGTAAGGAAGATTATGTGAAAATGCACGATGTTCTTCGTGACATGGCATTGTGGTTGGCCTGTGAATGCGGGAAGGCCAAAGATAATTTCATAGTTCGTACTGGCGCTCATTTGATTAAAGCACCAGATTTGGAAAAATGGAAGGGTGTGAAAAGGATGTCACTAATGGCTAATCAGATTGAGAATCTGGTGGAAAGATCCACATGCCCCAGTTTATCCACCTTGTTTCTAACTGATAATCGTTTGAAGATAATTAGTGAAGGCTTCTTTCAGCATATGCCCAGTTTAAGAGTTTTGGACCTGTCGGAAAACAAGGGTATAACGCATTTGCCATCGGGGATATCAAAATTGAAGTCACTACAATATCTCAATCTATCACAGACAGGTATAAGAGGGTTGCCTGTTGAGTTAAAGGCCTTAGACAAGCTAAAATAT TTGAGCCTAGAGTTTACCAGTAAGATGGATATTGTTCCGAAGAATGTAATTTCAAGTTTTCTGATGCTCAGAGTTTTGAGAATGTATGATTGTGGTTCTTCTGACTATATTCTGTTTGGTGGAGAAGAAGCTTTAGTAGAGGAATTGGTGTGCTTGAAACATTTGGATGTGATGACTATGACCATGAGGTGTGTCTCTGCTTTCGAAAGATTATGTACCTCCCTCAACTTACTAGCATGTACTCAAGTTCTATGCCTTGAGTCCTTCACCTCTGGGATTTCCCTTGATATATCGGCATTGGCAAATATGAAACACCTTGACATCCGTAATATTTGCAACTGTGAAAGCTTAGAAGATTTGAAAACTGATTTGTTATGGAATGGAGGGGCTGTACAAGTACCTAATGATCCTTGCAACTTGATCATCACGATCAAAAGTTTCTTCCATAGCCTTCAGCGGGTAAGTGTGTATGAATGCCCCAAACTAAAGGACTTAACATGGCTTATTTTTGCTCCAAATCTTGTGACCATAGACATACACGACTGCCCTGAAATGGAGCAGATAATCAATAGTAGGCAGTTGAGTAAAATCGAGGAGGTTGTGGATGGTTTTAATTCATTTGCAAAACTTAACAATTTGATACTGCTTAATCTCTCGAAACTGAAGAACATATACGCAAATGCATTGCCCTCACCGTATCTGATGACAATTGTTGTGTTTAACTGTCCACAACTCAAGCAGCTCCCACTGGATTCCAGTGTGAACAGACGGAATATTGTCATCGAAGGAGAGGAAGAATGGTGGAATGGGTTGGAATGGGAGGATGGAACTACTCGAAATGATTTTATTTCCTGCTttagaaatttaaatatttga
- the LOC139187807 gene encoding uncharacterized protein, which produces MAEMMLTDCRSNISVARRYYASNPVLQPLEDKVHMSVVSKTWKSVLNSVPDSHFDVDTEIPSVLYCLMDPYGCKRKKAKGLRNHLTTWVDKSMRVCHEHGNHKKCIIECFRLRAIFDDRIELIAKNYVKKLDLNYKIYSLSWYHFPPTTLDGALVVLNLCNCGLEIPASKRLSCFQVLRLSNVDLNGLAGHLLSICPSLETLDIKSCRNIKHLQISSNFKLKNVLGFQTEAYTYYIDATTLQTLHLYEIPQFLEMSILNGAVSCSNLKELSLCSTYHTFITNKIIETLISKFPYLEELTFSASFDSAKILKVSSHLLRKLSITLHGNNCVKEVNINTPNLLVYLYSCTANNIPSTISLNSTQLRVANLELNFSCGMLLGRSWFLKLREYLGNFTPVEELNLGVKPHSEMGFLPGDIREAQTVPSSSLAKITHLRVVDNPSVMVDFIALVEGLLLCCHPLTLSVTASYPPNINYMVKVIYKHLMSKEVQNADYLSDNHNDCLQQRLKSVTIKRLIGTKNGRKFYAEDLTVLPTDLEEVKAATFKLNWLLEN; this is translated from the exons ATGGCGGAGATGATGTTAACAGACTGTAGATCGAATATCTCAGTTGCCAGAAGGTATTATGCATCAAATCCTGTTTTGCAGCCTCTAGAAGATAAAGTCCACATGAGCGTCGTGTCTAAGACATGGAAGAGTGTTTTGAACTCAGTACCAGACTCTCATTTCGATGTTGACACCGAAATTCCTTCCGTGCTTTATTGTCTAATGGATCCATACGGTTGTAAACGTAAAAAGGCCAAGGGGCTCCGGAATCATCTTACAACATGGGTTGACAAATCAATGAGAGTATGCCATGAACATGGCAATCACAAAAAATGTATCATCGAATGCTTTAGGCTGAGAGCGATCTTTGATGATCGAATAGAGTTAATCGCCAAAAACTATGTCAAGAAGCTAGACTTGAACTATAAGATCTATTCGCTGTCATGGTACCACTTTCCTCCTACTACTCTTGATGGGGCATTGGTTGTCTTAAATTTGTGTAATTGTGGTTTAGAAATCCCAGCGAGCAAGAGGCTTAGCTGCTTCCAAGTGCTGAGATTGTCAAATGTGGATTTGAACGGGCTAGCCGGACACCTCCTTTCAATATGCCCTTCCCTTGAGACTTTAGACATCAAGTCATGCAGGAACATAAAACATCTTCAAATTAGTTCCAACTTCAAGCTCAAGAATGTTCTTGGATTCCAAACTGAAGCTTATACGTACTATATTGATGCGACCACTCTTCAAACTCTTCATTTGTATGAAATTCCTCAATTTTTGGAAATGTCAATTCTCAACGGAGCAGTCTCCTGCAGTAATCTAAAGGAGTTGAGTTTATGCTCTACATATCACACTTTCATTACCAACAAAATTATTGAGACACTTATTTCTAAGTTTCCATATCTCGAGGAGCTGACCTTCTCCGCCTCTTTTGATTCCGCAAAGATCCTAAAAGTTTCTAGCCATCTACTCAGGAAATTGTCAATAACATTACATGGGAATAATTGTGTGAAGGAGGTCAACATAAATACTCCAAATCTTCTCGTTTACTTGTACAGTTGCACAGCTAACAATATCCCATCCACGATTTCATTGAATTCTACACAGCTAAGAGTAGCTAATCTTGAGTTAAATTTTAGCTGTGGTATGCTTCTTGGTCGATCATGGTTTCTTAAATTGCGGGAATATCTTGGGAATTTCACACCagttgaagaattgaatttAGGAGTTAAGCCTCACTCAGAA ATGGGTTTCCTTCCAGGAGATATACGTGAAGCTCAAACAGTTCCTTCATCGTCATTAGCAAAAATCACGCATTTGAGGGTGGTAGACAATCCATCAGTGATGGTAGATTTTATAGCTCTTGTTGAAGGTTTGCTCTTGTGCTGTCATCCACTCACCCTATCTGTGACAGCTTCCTATCCACCTAATATAAATTACATGGTAAAG GTTATATACAAGCATTTAATGTCTAAAGAAGTTCAAAATGCCGATTACTTGAGTGACAACCACAATGATTGTTTGCAGCAGCGCTTAAAGTCTGTTACGATTAAGAGACTTATTGGTACaaaaaatggacggaaattCTACGCCGAAGATTTAACTGTGTTACCAACCGATCTTGAAGAAGTTAAAGCAGCTACTTTTAAGCTAAATTGGTTGTTGGAGAATTAG